From Pelotomaculum schinkii, the proteins below share one genomic window:
- a CDS encoding L,D-transpeptidase family protein: MNYSRLGAATFAFVFFCFALTSTSEALQNLACPLNPEQGRVLFLKEPNISGRDVAELQERLKALGYYKGAINSVYNDETSRAVASAQENLDLHPNGTVDHVTLQALVAATDQKLFKSKMPAVPEKVSVIIDMDRLILTIFDGTEPVRQYPVAMGKYETPTPVGNWEIVSKSMNPPDAMGTRWLGLNIPYGNYGIHGTNVPGSIGSFASHGCIRMHNAHVEEIFPSVTVGTAVTIVGTPFGAPGAPPSVLGLGSRGPDVLEVQRSLKRLGYLKWNPDGFWGEGTEKAVKKLRQDNGLKGMNVVDDEVYNLLGL, from the coding sequence TTGAATTATTCTCGCCTGGGAGCCGCAACGTTTGCATTTGTTTTTTTCTGTTTTGCGCTGACCTCAACGTCTGAGGCCTTGCAGAACTTGGCCTGCCCGCTCAATCCCGAGCAAGGTCGCGTACTTTTTTTAAAAGAGCCCAATATTTCAGGACGTGATGTGGCCGAACTTCAGGAAAGGCTTAAAGCGCTTGGCTACTACAAAGGTGCTATTAACAGTGTCTATAACGACGAAACGTCACGGGCTGTGGCCTCAGCCCAGGAGAACCTCGATCTGCACCCCAATGGTACGGTTGACCATGTTACCCTCCAGGCACTGGTTGCCGCTACCGATCAGAAGCTTTTTAAGTCAAAAATGCCTGCTGTTCCCGAGAAAGTCAGCGTTATCATTGATATGGACAGGCTCATCCTGACCATTTTTGACGGGACGGAGCCGGTCCGGCAGTATCCGGTTGCCATGGGCAAATATGAAACCCCTACCCCGGTTGGCAACTGGGAAATCGTCTCAAAGTCCATGAATCCGCCTGACGCTATGGGTACACGGTGGCTTGGGCTTAATATCCCTTACGGAAACTACGGTATCCACGGCACCAACGTGCCCGGCAGCATCGGGAGCTTTGCCAGCCACGGCTGTATCCGTATGCATAATGCACATGTGGAGGAAATATTCCCCAGTGTAACCGTAGGTACAGCAGTAACCATCGTCGGGACACCTTTCGGAGCGCCCGGCGCCCCGCCCTCCGTCCTCGGGCTTGGCAGTAGAGGGCCGGATGTCCTGGAGGTCCAGCGCTCTTTAAAAAGGCTGGGTTACCTGAAATGGAACCCCGACGGCTTTTGGGGAGAAGGCACTGAAAAGGCAGTGAAAAAATTAAGGCAGGACAACGGCCTGAAAGGGATGAACGTAGTGGATGACGAAGTTTATAATTTGCTGGGGCTTTAA
- a CDS encoding menaquinone biosynthetic enzyme MqnA/MqnD family protein has protein sequence MSRLRIGQVDYLNCLPVYHALEEGLLSLDAELVKGAPTCLNKLFLQGDLDVTPISSIEYARNMDYCLILPGLSISAKGRVSNTLFFSKLPVTELEGRNVSLAETSAASVVLLKVLFDHYYHVDVQFETLSPELDHMMAWSDGALLTGDDAMLAYQRVKEEHLPYHVTDLGEVWQEFTGEKMVYALWVVRSSDSNDRSDKIAKISNILLESKIMGLNRMPAIIAQARKQTGLPLPVIEDYFATISYDFDESCRRALLVYYDYAYKSGLIDERAKLHVWGESVE, from the coding sequence GTGTCCAGACTTCGCATAGGGCAGGTGGATTACCTGAACTGTCTGCCGGTCTACCATGCCCTGGAAGAGGGTCTCCTGTCCCTGGATGCCGAATTGGTCAAAGGAGCGCCGACCTGTTTAAACAAGCTTTTTTTGCAGGGGGATCTGGATGTGACCCCGATATCCTCAATAGAATACGCTCGCAACATGGACTACTGCCTTATTCTGCCAGGCCTGTCTATCAGCGCCAAGGGCCGGGTATCCAACACCCTTTTTTTTAGTAAACTTCCGGTTACGGAACTTGAAGGCCGGAATGTCAGCCTCGCTGAAACATCCGCCGCCTCAGTAGTTCTGTTAAAAGTATTGTTCGACCACTACTACCATGTGGACGTACAGTTTGAGACATTGTCCCCTGAACTTGACCATATGATGGCATGGTCGGACGGGGCGCTGCTGACCGGGGATGACGCTATGCTGGCCTACCAGCGGGTGAAAGAAGAACACCTGCCCTATCATGTGACCGATCTTGGCGAGGTTTGGCAGGAATTCACCGGGGAAAAAATGGTATACGCTTTATGGGTGGTCCGGAGCTCAGACTCCAATGACCGTTCTGACAAAATAGCTAAGATCAGCAATATTCTTCTGGAATCAAAGATCATGGGACTCAATCGGATGCCTGCTATAATTGCCCAAGCCAGAAAACAAACCGGCCTGCCGCTGCCCGTTATTGAGGATTATTTTGCAACAATCAGCTACGATTTTGACGAAAGCTGCCGCCGGGCACTGCTTGTTTATTACGATTACGCTTACAAGAGCGGTTTGATTGATGAAAGGGCCAAGCTGCACGTATGGGGAGAATCCGTTGAATAA
- the purQ gene encoding phosphoribosylformylglycinamidine synthase I, whose translation MLKPRVCILRTDGINCDEETFYAFNKAGAECRMVHVNQIRSGEEKLASYQILALPGGFSYGDDVHSGKILAVELASFLKEQLEEFVAAGKLVLGICNGFQVLVRTGLLPERHLGEINATLMANENSHFECRWVNLLVERSHCVFTRSLEGSIISVQVAHGEGKFYTAPATLQGIENRGQVVFRYAGPDGRPTVLYPHNPNGSLNAIAGVCDTTGRIMGMMPHPERFVEKTQHPNWRRMLSDTIPHGLAIFKNAVDYSKQM comes from the coding sequence ATGCTGAAACCCCGTGTTTGCATACTGAGGACCGACGGGATCAACTGCGACGAAGAAACTTTTTACGCCTTTAACAAGGCAGGAGCCGAATGCCGCATGGTCCATGTCAATCAGATCAGAAGCGGTGAAGAAAAGCTGGCTTCCTATCAGATTCTCGCATTGCCCGGTGGTTTTTCCTATGGTGACGACGTCCACTCAGGTAAAATCCTGGCGGTGGAACTGGCCTCCTTCTTGAAAGAACAATTGGAGGAGTTTGTAGCGGCCGGCAAGCTGGTCCTTGGGATTTGCAATGGTTTCCAGGTACTGGTGCGCACCGGGCTCCTGCCGGAGCGTCATCTTGGCGAAATAAACGCTACCCTGATGGCCAATGAAAATAGTCATTTTGAATGCCGCTGGGTTAACCTGCTGGTAGAGCGCAGTCATTGTGTCTTCACCCGCAGCCTGGAAGGTTCCATCATCAGCGTACAGGTCGCCCACGGCGAAGGTAAATTTTATACAGCCCCGGCCACACTCCAGGGTATAGAAAACCGGGGCCAGGTTGTCTTCCGCTACGCCGGTCCCGACGGAAGACCCACGGTGCTGTACCCGCATAACCCCAACGGCTCTCTGAACGCAATTGCCGGTGTCTGTGATACCACAGGGAGGATTATGGGGATGATGCCTCACCCGGAAAGGTTTGTGGAAAAAACCCAGCACCCCAACTGGCGCAGGATGCTGTCGGACACCATCCCGCACGGCCTGGCTATTTTTAAAAACGCGGTCGATTATTCTAAACAGATGTAG
- a CDS encoding geranylgeranyl reductase family protein, translating into MRYDVIVVGAGPAGAVAARDCAGAGLETMILEKEYHPRPKTCAGGITAAAMGLLGAALPPEIVEARCSSFRGFYGDRVMEIDLEQDFMVLVSREIFDQWLISLAQSAGAELKQGERVTAVAAGEREVTVSTTKGVYSGLLVIGADGVNSTVAKTVRKPFNKKDLAFCVCADVARGEEEGGWREAIEIHYGQLPMGYSWVFPKRGRLSAGMGSWLTNASGLKEAFSNFLKGRGILEEQRSKGGFIPLGGIARPTVSDRVILAGDAAGYTDPFTGEGIRYAVASGRLAAATAASLISRGAPLTRLHLGVYERNCYQQFGSDLKAALFIARMFQYFPKALLGMYFSCREPFEQSLQILLGQTGYRQFYRWLLWHTPGMLRRCI; encoded by the coding sequence ATGAGGTATGACGTAATTGTTGTCGGAGCGGGACCGGCCGGGGCTGTGGCGGCAAGGGACTGCGCCGGGGCGGGATTGGAAACCATGATCCTGGAAAAAGAATACCATCCTCGCCCGAAAACCTGTGCCGGGGGCATCACCGCAGCTGCCATGGGCCTCTTGGGCGCTGCGCTTCCTCCTGAAATAGTTGAGGCGAGGTGTTCTTCTTTCAGGGGGTTTTATGGTGACAGGGTGATGGAGATCGACCTGGAACAGGACTTTATGGTATTGGTGTCACGAGAGATATTTGACCAGTGGTTGATCAGCCTGGCACAGTCAGCTGGAGCTGAGTTAAAACAGGGTGAGCGCGTCACCGCTGTTGCTGCAGGTGAGCGAGAAGTGACAGTCAGCACTACCAAAGGCGTCTACAGCGGGCTTCTGGTAATAGGCGCGGACGGTGTTAACAGTACGGTGGCCAAAACGGTACGAAAACCTTTTAACAAAAAGGACCTGGCTTTTTGTGTTTGCGCCGATGTGGCCAGGGGTGAGGAAGAAGGCGGCTGGCGGGAGGCTATTGAAATTCATTACGGGCAGTTGCCCATGGGCTACAGCTGGGTTTTTCCCAAAAGGGGTCGCCTGTCTGCTGGAATGGGTTCCTGGTTGACCAACGCGTCTGGTCTTAAAGAAGCTTTCTCGAATTTTCTGAAAGGCAGAGGAATTTTGGAAGAACAGAGGAGCAAGGGGGGCTTTATTCCCCTGGGTGGAATCGCCCGTCCCACCGTCAGTGACAGAGTGATCCTGGCAGGAGACGCTGCCGGCTATACCGATCCGTTTACCGGAGAGGGCATCCGTTATGCTGTTGCCTCAGGACGGCTGGCTGCCGCGACAGCGGCCTCACTTATTTCCAGGGGGGCGCCGTTGACCAGGCTGCATCTCGGAGTGTATGAGCGAAACTGCTATCAACAGTTTGGGTCGGACCTCAAGGCCGCCTTATTTATTGCCAGGATGTTTCAATACTTTCCCAAAGCGTTATTAGGCATGTACTTCAGCTGCCGGGAGCCCTTTGAACAATCACTCCAAATCTTGCTCGGACAAACCGGTTACCGGCAGTTTTACCGCTGGCTGCTCTGGCATACCCCGGGAATGCTGAGACGCTGCATTTAA
- the selA gene encoding L-seryl-tRNA(Sec) selenium transferase, with product MRNQLLRLLPSVDEVLRCDQMNEALASYPRSVVVDAIREALAAERMAILSEDTLVAGEGGKPACLERVVLKTIAAATRSVRPNLRRVINATGVVLHTNLGRAPLAEQARHAVSDVVANYSNLELDLETGRRGSRYAPLEKLLTTLTGAEAALVVNNNAAAVLLALSTMARGQEVIVSRGQLVEIGGSFRIPEVMAQSGARLIEVGATNKTYPDDYRRAISQDTALLLHVHTSNYRIVGFTRETTVGELVELGREFKLPVVSDLGSGFLIDLSRYGLPWEPTVQATVGAGTDIVTFSGDKLLGGAQAGIIIGKRVYIDKMKKNPLTRAIRIDKMTVAALEATLRLYLDEEQALGGIPTLKMLTVPLEQLRQKASQLAVFLREVAGSRARVELEEGLSAVGGGAMPTAALPTAVVVVQPGKSSAGELQEALRRGEPAVMGRVQEDKLLLDVRTIADGEFQLLAGAFAKALQ from the coding sequence ATGCGGAATCAATTACTCAGACTTTTGCCGTCAGTTGACGAGGTTCTGAGGTGTGACCAGATGAACGAAGCCTTGGCCTCATATCCCCGCAGCGTTGTAGTTGACGCTATCAGGGAAGCTCTTGCTGCAGAAAGGATGGCAATTCTCTCGGAGGACACATTGGTTGCCGGGGAAGGTGGAAAGCCCGCCTGTCTGGAGCGGGTTGTTTTAAAAACCATAGCCGCGGCAACACGTTCGGTTCGTCCCAACCTGCGCCGGGTCATTAACGCGACAGGTGTTGTCCTTCATACCAACCTGGGGAGGGCGCCCCTGGCTGAGCAAGCCAGGCATGCCGTCAGCGATGTGGTGGCCAATTACTCAAACCTGGAATTGGACCTGGAGACCGGGCGGAGAGGCTCCAGGTATGCCCCTCTGGAGAAATTGCTGACAACCCTTACCGGGGCCGAGGCGGCTTTGGTCGTTAACAATAACGCGGCCGCTGTGCTGTTGGCGCTGAGCACTATGGCGCGCGGGCAGGAGGTTATTGTGTCCAGAGGCCAGTTGGTGGAAATAGGCGGTTCTTTCCGGATACCGGAAGTAATGGCGCAAAGCGGCGCCCGCCTGATCGAGGTCGGCGCCACTAACAAGACCTATCCTGATGACTACCGCCGGGCAATCAGTCAAGACACCGCGCTGCTGCTGCACGTACATACCAGCAATTACCGTATAGTCGGCTTTACCAGGGAGACTACGGTCGGTGAACTGGTTGAGTTAGGCCGGGAGTTTAAGCTCCCGGTGGTATCCGATCTGGGCAGCGGATTTCTTATTGACTTGAGTCGCTATGGTTTGCCCTGGGAACCTACAGTGCAGGCGACGGTCGGCGCCGGGACAGACATTGTGACCTTCAGCGGGGACAAGCTTCTCGGTGGAGCTCAAGCCGGTATTATCATAGGAAAACGTGTCTATATCGATAAAATGAAGAAGAACCCTCTAACGAGGGCGATTCGTATCGACAAAATGACGGTTGCGGCGCTTGAAGCTACCTTAAGGCTTTACCTGGACGAAGAACAGGCTCTTGGCGGAATCCCTACTCTCAAGATGTTGACCGTACCTCTGGAGCAATTGCGGCAAAAAGCTTCGCAACTGGCAGTCTTCTTGCGTGAGGTTGCGGGAAGCCGGGCTCGGGTGGAACTGGAGGAGGGTTTGTCGGCGGTGGGTGGCGGGGCCATGCCCACAGCAGCCCTCCCAACCGCTGTTGTGGTGGTACAGCCGGGAAAAAGCTCAGCAGGTGAACTGCAGGAGGCGCTGCGGCGAGGTGAGCCGGCCGTGATGGGGCGGGTACAGGAAGATAAACTTCTCCTTGATGTCCGCACCATTGCAGACGGGGAGTTTCAACTGCTGGCCGGCGCGTTTGCCAAAGCGCTTCAATAG
- the purL gene encoding phosphoribosylformylglycinamidine synthase subunit PurL, producing MIQEVRVIAKPGLPDSKGDESLYEINRALGIQSVEKVRTARVFRFEGISEKEAAYLAGKLLAEDVFQTYRVNGPVIEDAAVVLEVAYKPGVMNPEAASLLKSASDLGITGLIAADSSWEYGFYGRDISGADIERILNSLLVNATIEYVVREKPQTLVIKGVPGPTGVIPIRRMSDEELLTLSRDKLFLNLEEMKVVQKYFAGLQRDPTDCEIEIIAQTWSEHCVHKTFRAKISMDGQEKPPLLKRLKDATARSKHPLVLSAFVDNSGVMEFYEGTAICGKVETHNSPSAIEPYGGAMTGSGGVFRDIVGTGLGAKVLASTNMFCFAPPGTPGEDIPPGCLHPHYLLRRVVTGVKDYGNRMGIPTNNGSVHFHPDFRAKPTVIVGAYGILPAGSSRKRQPEAGDLVLTLGGRTGRDGIHGATFSSGEMTDRTIDVNASAVQIGHPIEEKRMFDAILAARDKGLLRAITDCGAGGFASAVGEMGSEIGVNIALDRAPLKYPGLAPWEILLSESQERMVLAVAPAHLEQLLEICRGYNVEATVLGEFTGDKRFCATYEGLTVMDLEMEFLHDGLPQRFMTAAWQRPEHPEPTLRETRNWSRLFARVMGHLNVCSKEPIIRLYDHGVQGTSALPPFAGANGDGPNDAAILTPLLGKPYGMVISHGLNPVLNMIDPYHGSLWAAAEAVSNAVSSGANPREMVLIDNFIWPFPDEDALGALDMSVDACVDFVRATGMPFISGKDSLSSTYRGQDGTVIKIPPVLCVSVFGRIPDVSRTVSADFKGAGNQIVLVGCRNTSEMAGSVYYDLQGAIGQNLPKLDPDNLMKVFEAVYAAIDSGKLLACHDISEGGLGAALAEMCFGGATGASITIPADENPEQFLFNETAGCFLAELPADADLADIFSGVPCSVIGKTTAGGLLTAEQYGKTLFTLNLDELKEAWQRPMKEVFH from the coding sequence ATGATCCAAGAGGTGCGTGTCATAGCTAAACCGGGACTTCCGGACAGCAAGGGCGATGAAAGCCTGTATGAGATAAACCGGGCTCTGGGTATCCAGAGCGTTGAGAAGGTCCGGACTGCCCGGGTATTCCGTTTTGAAGGGATTTCTGAAAAAGAAGCCGCCTACCTGGCCGGGAAACTCCTGGCCGAGGATGTGTTTCAGACTTACCGGGTTAACGGCCCTGTCATTGAAGATGCGGCGGTCGTGCTTGAGGTTGCCTATAAACCTGGAGTTATGAACCCGGAAGCTGCTTCTTTACTCAAGTCGGCCTCAGACCTCGGCATAACCGGACTAATTGCCGCGGATTCAAGCTGGGAATACGGCTTTTACGGCCGTGACATATCCGGCGCGGATATTGAGCGCATCTTAAACAGCCTGCTGGTAAATGCCACCATCGAGTACGTGGTCAGGGAAAAACCTCAAACCCTGGTTATCAAAGGAGTTCCCGGCCCGACCGGGGTTATCCCCATCCGCCGGATGAGCGACGAGGAACTGCTTACCTTAAGCCGGGACAAGCTCTTTTTAAACCTCGAGGAAATGAAGGTAGTTCAAAAATATTTTGCCGGTCTGCAAAGAGACCCCACCGACTGTGAAATAGAGATTATTGCCCAAACCTGGTCGGAGCACTGCGTGCATAAAACCTTCAGGGCCAAAATCTCAATGGACGGGCAAGAAAAACCCCCTCTGCTGAAACGATTAAAAGACGCTACAGCCCGGAGCAAACACCCATTGGTACTTTCAGCTTTTGTTGACAACTCCGGGGTCATGGAGTTTTATGAGGGTACGGCAATTTGCGGCAAGGTTGAGACTCACAACTCCCCTTCTGCCATCGAGCCTTACGGCGGCGCTATGACCGGCAGCGGCGGCGTCTTCCGGGATATTGTCGGAACCGGTTTGGGAGCGAAAGTGCTGGCCTCCACCAACATGTTCTGTTTCGCGCCGCCGGGAACCCCCGGCGAAGATATACCGCCCGGCTGCCTTCACCCCCACTACCTGTTGCGGCGGGTTGTTACAGGAGTCAAAGACTACGGCAACCGGATGGGTATCCCGACCAACAACGGGTCGGTCCATTTTCACCCTGATTTCCGGGCCAAACCCACCGTAATCGTGGGCGCTTACGGTATCCTTCCGGCAGGTTCCAGCCGGAAACGCCAGCCGGAAGCGGGCGACCTGGTCCTTACTCTTGGCGGGCGCACCGGGCGTGACGGCATCCACGGAGCTACTTTTTCCAGCGGCGAGATGACCGACCGGACTATTGACGTCAACGCCAGCGCTGTCCAGATTGGCCACCCGATTGAAGAAAAGCGAATGTTTGACGCCATCCTGGCCGCCAGGGACAAAGGACTGCTCCGGGCCATCACCGACTGCGGCGCCGGCGGATTTGCTTCGGCTGTAGGAGAAATGGGCTCGGAAATCGGGGTCAACATAGCCCTGGACCGGGCGCCGTTGAAATACCCTGGTCTGGCGCCGTGGGAAATCCTGCTTTCGGAGAGCCAGGAAAGGATGGTGCTGGCAGTTGCTCCAGCGCACCTTGAGCAACTGCTGGAAATCTGCCGGGGTTACAACGTTGAAGCCACCGTCCTGGGTGAATTCACAGGGGACAAGCGCTTTTGCGCCACTTATGAAGGCTTGACCGTAATGGACCTGGAGATGGAGTTTCTGCACGACGGGCTGCCCCAGCGGTTTATGACGGCTGCCTGGCAGCGGCCGGAACACCCCGAACCCACACTGCGGGAAACGCGTAACTGGTCCAGGCTGTTTGCCCGCGTCATGGGGCACTTGAATGTTTGTTCCAAAGAACCAATTATCAGGCTGTACGACCATGGTGTTCAGGGGACCAGCGCACTTCCGCCGTTTGCCGGGGCGAATGGGGACGGACCAAATGACGCCGCCATCCTCACCCCTCTGCTGGGGAAACCTTACGGCATGGTTATCTCACATGGATTAAACCCTGTTTTAAATATGATCGACCCTTACCACGGCAGTCTCTGGGCGGCTGCGGAAGCTGTCTCCAACGCCGTTTCGTCCGGCGCCAACCCAAGAGAAATGGTCTTGATCGATAACTTTATCTGGCCTTTCCCGGACGAGGACGCTTTAGGCGCACTTGACATGTCGGTTGATGCCTGCGTCGACTTCGTCCGCGCCACGGGCATGCCTTTCATATCGGGAAAAGACAGCCTTTCCAGCACTTACCGGGGCCAAGACGGAACAGTCATTAAAATTCCGCCGGTCCTCTGTGTTTCCGTATTTGGACGAATACCTGATGTTTCACGAACCGTGTCGGCAGATTTTAAAGGAGCAGGCAATCAAATCGTACTGGTGGGTTGCCGCAACACGTCCGAAATGGCAGGCTCCGTTTATTACGACCTGCAGGGCGCCATTGGGCAAAACCTGCCGAAGCTCGACCCTGACAACCTGATGAAGGTCTTTGAAGCCGTCTACGCGGCCATAGACTCCGGCAAACTATTGGCCTGTCATGATATCAGTGAAGGAGGTCTGGGCGCGGCTCTGGCCGAAATGTGCTTCGGTGGCGCTACAGGCGCTTCAATCACAATACCTGCGGACGAAAATCCTGAGCAATTCCTTTTCAATGAGACGGCAGGCTGCTTCCTGGCCGAGCTGCCTGCAGATGCGGACCTGGCGGATATCTTTAGCGGGGTACCTTGCAGCGTCATCGGCAAGACAACCGCGGGAGGACTGCTCACCGCAGAGCAGTATGGAAAAACGCTGTTCACCCTCAACCTGGATGAGTTAAAGGAAGCCTGGCAGCGGCCGATGAAGGAGGTATTCCATTAA
- a CDS encoding demethylmenaquinone methyltransferase encodes MQFAHDRDKERYVHEVFSSIAHRYDLLNTTLSFNRDKYWRKFTVRHSGLQPGSAGLDVCCGTGMLALEQARVVGMNGRVVGLDFCENMLQKAVDNIKRTPYQGVIELVKGNAMQLPFEDNTFDCATIGFALRNVPDILKTIKEMRRVVKPGGKVLSLELAKPGAPVFKQLYYLYFNHLVPLLGRMGVGQNGPYSWLPTSLKNFPHQSEVCELFQKAGLADVYYHELTGGIVAVHIGIKR; translated from the coding sequence ATGCAGTTTGCGCATGACCGCGATAAAGAAAGATACGTCCACGAGGTTTTCTCGTCTATTGCCCACAGGTATGACCTGCTCAATACAACCTTGTCTTTCAACCGTGATAAATATTGGAGAAAGTTCACGGTCCGTCATTCCGGGCTCCAGCCAGGCAGCGCGGGGCTGGATGTCTGTTGCGGCACCGGTATGCTGGCGCTCGAACAGGCCAGGGTGGTAGGCATGAACGGGCGAGTGGTGGGCCTTGACTTCTGTGAGAATATGCTGCAGAAGGCAGTTGACAACATCAAGCGCACCCCTTACCAGGGGGTGATTGAGTTGGTGAAAGGGAACGCCATGCAGCTGCCGTTTGAGGACAATACTTTTGACTGTGCCACTATTGGCTTTGCCCTGCGCAATGTGCCGGATATCCTTAAAACGATTAAGGAGATGCGCAGGGTGGTCAAACCAGGCGGGAAAGTCCTCTCCCTGGAACTGGCTAAACCAGGCGCGCCCGTTTTCAAACAGCTATATTATTTATATTTCAATCACCTGGTGCCCCTGCTGGGAAGGATGGGGGTAGGCCAGAATGGTCCGTATAGCTGGCTTCCCACCTCACTGAAAAATTTCCCCCACCAGTCGGAAGTCTGCGAGCTTTTCCAAAAAGCCGGCCTGGCTGACGTTTACTATCACGAACTTACCGGTGGAATTGTTGCTGTACATATTGGTATTAAACGATAA
- the selB gene encoding selenocysteine-specific translation elongation factor has protein sequence MKHLIIGTAGHVDHGKTALVRALTGIDTDRLKEEKERGISIELGFASLQLPGGRRAGIVDVPGHERFIKNMLAGAGGFDLVLLVIAADEGVMPQTREHLDILQLLQVQKGIVVLTKTDLVEDDWLELVEEEARDFLKGTVLEDAPVLKVSAVTGQGIRDLLEKIDQLAGQTVSRVSSGSPRLPVDRVFTITGFGTVVTGTLVAGVLRVGDSVEIQPQGLVSRVRSLQVHGEKVEVAEAGQRVAVNLAGLELEQVERGSVVAGVKTLTPANRVDIHLLLLDSAARPLKNRTRVRFYLGTSETLGRVVLLDREEMEPGTLAYAQVELEEQLVAAKGDRFVIRSYSPMETIGGGTVIDPLPRRKHKRFRSEVLSALATRERGTPAELVDQFLTAGSGLHIPGEIATGTGLKDEEIVEAASELVKEGRAKMISGDGKTYYVSSVIYQRWSAALAQLLETYHRDFPLREGYPREDLRSRKFQVLNSRVFQMLLLEMEKDGLLRVTPQAVALQGFAAGPSPQQEKLISRIKHELEEFAFLPPSWNGLSRSAGLDEVFAAELLQYMLRTGDLVKIAEELYFLKDVLASARQKVSQSLRDKGEITVAEVRDLLQTSRKFALPLLEYFDREKLTRRVGDKRLPGRALEN, from the coding sequence TTGAAACACCTTATTATCGGTACCGCAGGCCATGTTGACCACGGTAAGACGGCCCTGGTCAGGGCTTTAACCGGGATCGACACCGACCGCCTGAAAGAAGAAAAAGAACGGGGCATCTCTATTGAACTTGGCTTTGCCTCCCTGCAATTGCCGGGAGGGCGCAGGGCCGGCATTGTCGATGTACCAGGTCATGAACGGTTCATTAAGAACATGCTGGCAGGAGCCGGAGGCTTCGACCTGGTCCTGCTGGTGATTGCCGCCGATGAGGGAGTAATGCCCCAAACGCGTGAGCACCTGGATATCCTTCAGCTGCTGCAGGTCCAAAAAGGAATTGTGGTACTGACCAAGACCGACCTGGTGGAAGATGATTGGCTGGAACTGGTGGAGGAGGAGGCGCGCGACTTTTTAAAAGGCACCGTTTTAGAGGACGCCCCCGTGTTGAAAGTTTCGGCGGTAACCGGGCAGGGCATCCGGGACTTGCTGGAAAAAATCGACCAGTTGGCCGGGCAGACTGTCTCCAGGGTAAGCAGCGGATCGCCCAGGTTGCCGGTGGACCGTGTTTTTACCATCACCGGCTTCGGCACGGTGGTAACCGGCACGCTGGTAGCAGGTGTGCTCCGCGTTGGCGACTCCGTTGAAATCCAGCCCCAGGGTCTCGTTTCAAGGGTCCGTTCCCTCCAGGTGCACGGGGAGAAGGTAGAAGTGGCGGAAGCCGGTCAAAGGGTGGCCGTCAACCTGGCCGGACTGGAGTTGGAGCAGGTTGAGCGGGGCAGCGTAGTGGCGGGGGTAAAAACCTTGACCCCCGCCAACCGTGTAGATATCCACCTGTTGTTATTGGACAGCGCGGCGCGGCCCCTGAAAAACAGGACGAGGGTGCGTTTTTACCTGGGTACCAGTGAAACCCTCGGCAGGGTGGTACTCCTGGACCGCGAAGAAATGGAACCGGGAACGCTTGCTTATGCGCAAGTGGAGTTGGAAGAACAGTTGGTCGCGGCCAAGGGTGACCGTTTTGTGATCCGCTCCTATTCCCCCATGGAAACCATCGGGGGAGGGACCGTGATAGACCCGCTCCCCAGGCGCAAGCATAAACGTTTCCGCAGTGAGGTGCTAAGCGCCCTGGCAACGCGTGAGCGGGGGACCCCGGCTGAACTGGTGGACCAGTTTCTAACTGCCGGCAGTGGGTTGCATATCCCCGGCGAAATTGCAACTGGTACGGGTTTAAAGGATGAAGAGATAGTCGAGGCAGCCAGCGAGCTGGTCAAAGAGGGCAGGGCCAAAATGATCAGTGGTGACGGTAAAACATACTATGTTTCATCAGTTATTTATCAGCGCTGGTCCGCTGCCCTAGCCCAGCTGCTTGAGACATACCACCGCGACTTTCCCCTCCGTGAGGGCTATCCAAGGGAAGACCTTCGTTCCCGAAAATTTCAGGTTTTAAACAGCAGGGTATTCCAGATGCTGTTGCTGGAAATGGAAAAGGACGGGTTGCTCCGTGTGACACCGCAAGCGGTAGCGCTGCAGGGTTTTGCAGCAGGTCCTTCCCCGCAGCAGGAAAAATTAATCAGCCGGATTAAACATGAACTGGAAGAGTTCGCCTTCCTCCCCCCCTCATGGAATGGCCTCAGCCGCAGCGCCGGCCTGGACGAAGTTTTTGCAGCCGAACTGCTGCAGTACATGTTAAGGACAGGGGACCTGGTTAAGATTGCCGAAGAACTCTATTTTTTAAAGGATGTTTTAGCCAGCGCCCGCCAGAAAGTGAGCCAGAGTCTCAGGGACAAGGGAGAAATAACGGTAGCGGAGGTACGGGACCTATTACAGACTTCCCGGAAGTTTGCTTTGCCGCTCCTGGAATATTTCGACCGTGAGAAATTAACCCGGCGCGTCGGAGACAAGCGCTTGCCGGGACGGGCCCTGGAAAATTAA